The sequence TTACATCCCGAGATATTTCATCACACCAAATGAACTTAAATGCATACCTCTTCTTTGTAAAGCTGTTTAGGCATATCATCGTGAGCCATAATAGCCAAAGCTCCATGGATCGACTCGAGAGAACAATAAATGGATGATACAACGTCAGCATCCAGCTGGAAAAAAGGGAAAATAACTAATGAACATTGAGGCAAGAGCAGCATAGGTAAATGAAAGCTAACCACGTAAACTTGACAACTGAAGAAGGGAAGTGTCAAAGAGTCAAAGGTAAGGGAAAAGAAACACCCGAAAATCGTCTATAGGGAGTCGATAACCTCCACCCGCTATTAGTTCTTAGAAAGGGTTATTGAAACTCAACAGCCAAATCCCTAAGCAAACAAGACCTGGAACCGTAAACTATCCAGCATAGGTACATAAAAATAAGTAACAATCTGATTTTGTGAAACACGCGAAACATTCTATAGTAGATTCAATCTACTATAGCTCAATTACAATATTCACAATTACTGCATGACAATATCCCCATCATAAGATTCCCTCGTTATATGGTTGGAAATGCACATAGAAATGATCTGGTCCTCCAGATAATACTTGACATTAACCTTCATCAAGGACAGATTCTCACAAGCAACAACTGATGAGGAGTCGAGCAAACAGTCATTGATGGATAACCTGGTTACTTCAGATAAAATAAGGCATCAGTTCTTAGTCTCTGACATGCCTAGATTTGAGTGGACAGCCATGAATCCACTTATATAGGATAGTTATATTAACACATGGTGGTTTAGTTTCCTCGAGGAAAAACAAGGTCTAAGATCTTCAAAAAAGAGAAGCTAACAACCATGAAATCTAGCATTAACGTTGCCCATGCTCTATAATTATATAAGGGAGATAGGGTTTATTGGAGTTGGTTGCTAAGACAGGAGTCATTATATAAAAGATTTCAGTTTTGAAATCAGAAATGTGCAATTATAAACAGCCATTAACGAAACTATCCCCAAGGTCAACATCTACAGGGAATTTTTTTACATACTTTTTATATGTTACTATAATAAACTACAAACTGCGTGGTATGGAATAGATCAGCCAGGCACCGGGCACGTTATATGGAACATGCAAATTCAAATGCATGAAATGCAAAATTGACTGACATTGATTGAATATCattcttttgaaaatttaattagttaatctaaaaatataaaagactTATACACCATTGAATAATGTTGAATGAAattacttaaataaaaaaattcttcataCCATCCTGACTGGTGATTTGGTAGAATTACTTAACATGAAGATCACAAAATTGTTGTAATGCTTTGAGTTTCTCGATCTTTAAACATTAACAAACTGACACACATAAATAAGACTCTCTTTTACTTTAATACGGTGTCATcactttattattattgttgttgttgttatcattattattattgaaataacaaaaaataggGGAATTCATACCAAAATAAAGACCAGGGGAAAGTGGAAAGAGAACAAAAACAAGGAGACATATTAATTGCATCTAGCAAGTAAAGAAGGAACAGCTTTAATCCATGTAGACCTCATTCAACTACATGAAACCTTTTTTGGGTGGGTGGTGCagaacaacaaaaaaattaccCATGGGTATATGTTCGAGAAAAATCAATTTGTCCACTACACAAATCAAGTAATTACGTTTCTACGTTTATTTTACTTCTTAATTAGTCCAACATAACCGTGCAGCATGTTCTTGAGATCTGTTAAACAGATAACTCGAGCATGACACAGATGTCAGTTTAGATATCTTCTCTGAGTTCCAGGAGGTCATCTGTTTAACACAGCCATAACTGTCGGCAATTCCTGAGGGCCCCAACacatttcaccagcccaacatCATGCATCAGTTGATTAATACTCATTTCACCACAAAATCTGACAAAAAAAGGAAAGCGAGCGTTCACAACAACATATCATTTTTCCTGCGAAGATCTAATTATTTGTGCACATAGTTTAAATTATGgatgtcaaataaattatggatGTCAACACTTATACAAGCATGCCAAGAGTTTTTGAGTGATGTGTCGCAGATAGCTCCAAACACCAAATCCAAACATAAATATCAGGTCAGTCGGACATTCATTCAGTCCCATAAAAATAAATCAGTCAACCAGGAAAGCAGTTGAAGCGAAGCAGGTCCAGAACATTTCTTATCATAGTTAATGAAACCGCAAAAGGCATGCCTAGGCTCGTCGGGTTCTGCCATTGAGCAAGGTAAGGCATTGTACATTAACAAAGCCCAGGCCTTACCCATAGCCCAAGTTCCTCGTGCGGCTCAGAGGCTCAAGACCACTTCTAAGCACACCTTTAATGTGTAGATATTAATCAAAGACAAAATGCAAGATAACGACCATCTTTTTTCACTTAAATATCAatgaattttgttttatttttcttcaaaatttgtAGAGTACATGGTGTTTGATATGTACTGAAATTTTCTCCAGGTGTACATATTCTAGTATATTGTTATTTGAGCTTCACTTCAGTAAAGAACATGTTGTCTTCACGCCTTGCGCTTGGCTTTGAGATACCAGAAAAGGCAGCTCAAAAGCATAAGTATCAAAGAGGTAAAATTAAATCATTCTGAAGAGAAATCTGCAGGAGGGCCACTGAGAATCTACAGCAATTACAAAGTCCAAACCAAAAATAGTTCAAGGAAATGAGTAATAGGAACTCAACAATAAGATATCACAAGAAGAAATGAAATTACTGGAGCAAGCAAATAAGGGATTCCAAAACCAAACCAGTGCGCGGGAAATAGGTAATTATTAGAATTTATAACGAGAACTTGGGCCAAAAAATATGACTCCCAGACCACACCATTGTACAGGGAATGGGTCAAATAGTGAAAAGAATTACATTTCAGCTAGACAGTGGTACATCAGACCAACAAGAAACCCCTCCCACTGTAAACCAGAATGATCACCCTTGGCAACTTCTTCGAAAAAAATCAAGAACCTCGGCATGGATATAAATCTATTTAGTTACCAAAATTGTAAACTTACATGGTCATTATAATTTATTGATAGTCCTTCTGCTCGGTGAATCTGTTGATCTAAAACCTTCAATGTCCTTGAAAGAAGATCTATATGAACCATATGGAGAACTTTTTTGGCTCTCATGGACATAATTTCATTCGTAAGTGCTTTAAGATCAGAAAAAGGCAATGGTGTCAATTCTGCTTCATCTCGATCCTCGTCAAAAACTTCTGCTCTGCCACATAATTCCTCCAGCATTTCACAAAAGCCTGAAATAGCTGCGTCTGTGAAAAGAGACCACGCTATGCTCCTTAAAACATATACACAAACACATAATTAACAATGTGATGTAGAAACTAAAAGTTAATACCTTGAAAGTCACGAGAATCAGGACAACTCGTAGATAAAAAACCATTTTTTCCTTTctgtttcaattttttctttctgGAAGAACTTATAATTTTCTgtataaaaccaaaaaaaaaacaattagcTGACCAAAAGACCTTGCATCACAGTTGAAGTCGGTATCATAACTTACTTTGTCAACATAATGGTCTTGCTGGTTTTTGCTAGTTCCGACAGAGCCTGTCTGAACTTGGTCTGCATCTCTCCTCATTTCACCAGAGTTTCTCAGCAACTGACTGAGCACAGGCATGTGACGCTCAAAGGGCGTTGATCCAGTTAAATCACTTCTATTTATTGGCTCCTCGACAGAACCTGAGAAACTTGAAAAGTAAAATAAGTATGAGCCAGGCAACCATTGCTGATATTAGCACGCATATGACACCTTTCAGAACAGTGAACAGTTTATGCAAATCACATATTATTCCAGGAATGCTATTATATGAGATGAAGGAGAGAACCCGGAAAAAAGCTGTAATTGCAGTTCTCTCAATTAAGGCAAAGTTTGTAGCAGCGGAATTTCCTTTAAATATTCTATAGCAAACTGGAAAAaggatattaaattattaaaagtaactCTCAGGGTAAAAATAGGGCACGCTGACCAATGTCAACATGCAATGGAGCAATAATTACAAAGCGAGATTTTCAGCAATTACccaatataatttgaaattccTAAACTGGGTTAAATGAGACAAAAATTTAGTAGTCAATGCATCGTGGCAATGGTGAGATTGATAGAAAGTCATTGAACTCCTTTCAGCCTATATGCTTAAACTTAAACTATCCCTAATCATCAACGGCCATCTAATGACTTCAAAATCGGCTTCTCCATTAAGAAACACAGAAATCTCTATAGTATATTAAAGATGGGGAGAATAAAGACAAAAATGATAAGTCTGGTACGACCTTTTTTTAATTGCAAATTAGCCTCTATtcattttgataattattatttcaccccttaccaattttcaaaaatactactTTGGCAATTTTAAGCAATTACATTTTGTCCCTtcatcaattttaataattaccCCTTTGACAATTTTAATAGTTACCACCTCTATTTTATACTATTGTGCcgatttttatataaaacttgaacttatagttaaattttggaaaaaaaatattgtacaagcaCGCAACACTTGCACTTTGGTGCTAGTTTTAACGATGTACGAAGAAGGGCTATTGCACTGTTTATAAGCTGGATTCATGAAACATCACATAGAAAAGAACATGCTGCTCTGAAACAACAATGTTCACCATTATGTACAGTATGCTCGATAGCTATCAAgtcaataaaacataattatctATCCATAAGAGTAATGAAACTAAAGCAAAATATTCTAAATGGCAAGAGCATGACCTACAAAAAAGTTGCTGGTTGATACCAAATAACGAAATATTTAAAACCCATTCATGAACCATTTTACCTGGAGCGACACACTCAAATGCATCAGGATCATGCCTCAAAACTTCATTGAAAAGGTCAGAATTCCCAATAGAGGCACCTGGTTGAATGCTTGATTGGTCTTTGAGATTCCTAcaaacaaattttcaaacaagCGTTTCAAGTGGAATCTACCAGGATAAATCTAAAATTATTCACCCCTAAAAATTTGTAGCAATAACTTTCCTGCCTTGGAATTAAAAACATCAAAGCAGGTTCtcatagataaaataaaattttagaatgtTGATGGAATGAGTCACAATCCACGAAGTAATTTTTCATTTACAATAACCCCATCATAAAAAAATGGCAATTTACATAAAACTTACTCTCGCCAACTGATTTCATACTCGTCCATTTTCCTGGCAGGTGAAATATAAAAGGCCCCGGACATGGGTCAAAGCAACATACAAGCAAATAAGTTCCTTTTCAAAGTTTCCAAACAAATATTTATGTAAAGAGCAAGAGTTTTCATTGGCCAATTTCGAATGATCAAACACACTAATTGTGTTGCCTGTTGAGGAAAAGAAAGGCATCAGATTGATCATATAAAAGCATGCACTCGAATGATGTACTAAAGGCAAAAGGATACATCCTAAGCCGACGGTTGAAAACAATTAGCATTTTATGCTTGATGAAAATTTACAAAtggaattgaatttttttattaaaaaaatactgaATAAAATCCATCAGCTTGTCGGAACCCTCACTCAAACGTATATGCCATCAGCTTTTCTTGCTCCTAAAGTACATCTACATACACAAACGTGTGGTTGTGGTTGTGGTTGTGGTTGTTCATACTTCATACGTGAAGGAACATTAAAACGGTAAAAAGTTATCAAAATCAGCACCACTACTCCCAGGAGTAAATAGGATGTCCTCCTAATCCAGAAACTGTAGATCATCAATCCAAACTACTCTAGCTCTCACTAAGCTAAATCCATCaaaccaaaaatttaaaattcgagaataaaaaaagagaaagaaacaTCAAAGCAAACTTACAGGTAACTAACATCAGTGTTTCTGAGGAGATCAGCAATCTTTCCAGGAACATCACCTTGGTTAGACGACCACCAGGACCTTCCATCATCAAAGAGGCAGAGTTCCTGATCCAGTGCACCACAGAACACAGGAAGCGACGGAAACGGCAAGCACGGCGCCACCTCGGAGTGGACTGTATTGGATAGGCTTATCCCACAGGGGACATCACCGCTTCCAGAATTCGACATCTCGGAAGTCAATTGAGAGTGAAAATTCGTCAATTTGAGGAGTGAAACGACAGTTGATGGAGTTAATGGGGGGTTAATTTAGGGGAGAAATGTCAAATGTGGTAGCCCTAGAGAGAGTTGGAGGAGATACAAAGATAAATGGCGGGGAAAAGAATATAGAAAATTTTGCGAATTTTTTAGCAGCGAAGAAGCATACTCGCAGTCTCTGTGTAATAACTGAGTGAAGTGACGGGGATACCCTTTATTTGCCTTGTACGGCGTCGTATTGGTCTCCGTGCGGCATACAGGTAGCTTTTTCATTTTGCACAATATAATATAGGATGATGATTGAGTcatatattgtttatttaatcaattgcaattttatatttataatttaataatcgattttattgattttcatttaaattatgtgataaaataattaatatcatgttatatttttataattatgtggtttaaaaattttctcgAACCATGCACTTgtgttaaacaaaataattataaaaaaattaaaagtaaaaataaaaatagtcaAATAATTACATGATTTTGATGAGAATTACTAAAAttaattgttaaaatataattataagactataattaattcaacaaaaaatacaGGACTAAAAATGTCATATTTAtacatacataattattttactTCTCGAtggatataaaaattttaagtgcaCGAGTGTTTTCCATGGAAAGAATAGAAAATgttcatatttaaaatgtattAAAATGATGTTTGTAATaacttattttaaatgcttacaaACATATAGATAgtgaaataattataaattgtaTATAGAAGTTGAgtagtatttaaaataaattattataaattctaCATAAACACGATAATTTAAATTCGCGTTtatgtttcgattgttctaattaacatatatataactatacACTCAATAATTTTATATACCATGCAATATGGCAAATGTTTTGGTAATagtaaaaattcgaaaattttgaaatacaaaatcaaaatttatgagCAATCTTACTTTCTATTGATGAAATTGAGTGCAGCAAGCCAgcaatacatatttaatatattttaaatgatatttaattttattatttatttggttaatggtaagcaaaaatcaaaatcaactttGTATTCCATAGACATATATTGTAATATTGATGTATGTGATTACTGAatttgataatacaaaactaaaCTACATCTAATTAATTTGTTCATCGAACAACAAAATTTAGATTAATATATCGAAAGTTAAAAATCCaacaattaatttatataatatatcagTCGATTACAACCAACTAACAAGAGCTCTACAAATTTGGAGCTACTTAACAGATAAATTGAGGTGAAATTTTATTAAAGACGGGAAAAACCAAGATATCCATATTACTCATTGATATGAAGCGGGTGAAAATATGTATACAAGTAAGCTAATACCTCATTTCCAGCCGAGGATGTCCAGCAGCTGCAGAACTTGGTCCTTGGAGTTGGCAACATCACAGAAATCCAGTTCAATTCCAAACACATCAAAGAGTCCACCATCGCTATGATTGGTGAAAAGCAAAGAGATCCATGCCATTACGCTAGACACAAAAGGGTGGGCAGGGGAAAAGTCAAGGTAGTCAAATGCAAAGGCACGATATGCAGATCGATCAATGTATTCAAAAATGGAGTTATTCATTATGCAAGCAACTTTGTTGCAATCTTTTCGACTAATAAGTACAGAGACTGTAACTGCCTTGCCTGAAGGAATGCTAAACCTTGGATGCACAGGTAAAGTCATCTTGTATTCAGGACTTTCCAAAGGAAACTTGAGAACATCACAAATCCCACAAGGAGCCCAGGTTCCATTTTGCAGGTCAGTCCCAGGCACCACTTCTGAAAAAATCAACTTTTGTTCTGTCCAGAGGTCAAAATAAAACTCCAGGTCATTGAAGGATAGCCTAGGGGGCAGTAGGGCTTTGCCACGTTGACgtttaaaaaaagttttgaaTAGTTTGTAACAAGTCTCTGAAGGAGGAGATGATCGCTTGCAGATTGAAGGCCATTTCTTGGCACAAAGGCATTGCCAGAAGTAGTCATCAAGAGCAATTTCTTGCCAGTGCTTACAAACTAACATACATGTTACAAGGTCTGTGCTGTCCAACAGAGGAAAGACTGCCTTCAAGATCTCGTCACATGACATATCCACCAAAAAGAAGATTGCAAGCACCAGAATAGAGTAACTAAGTGAATTTTTCTGAtttaaaacttcaaaataataagtcCAAAAAGGTTCCTACAGGAAGGAAAATTCAACTTAGGCGCAATGTGCACACTCGACTGGAAACCATAGATATATCTTACGGTGAGCATGTATAAGCAGAAAAAGCCTTCAGTCAATTGTTCAAGCACAAGCCAAAACGATGAAAAAACACCCTGGACAATAACAAGCTGGCAGAAAAAATTCTCACGAGCATAATCCTGGCAAAAGAAAATATGTATCTCCACAAGTCAAACTATAGCCAGCTAAACTCATCTTCTAaagcaaaagaaaaagataaaaactcAGGCACGAACGCACGATCAGTCTTGCTTCTAATTTGATATCATATTAAACCTCATActgaaaagaaaatcataaaCACATCCTGATTGCATCAAATGTATATGAATAATTCTCTCTTGttcttcttccttttttttttggctcGAAACCAACACATGTTCTGACACATTGCAAATGAATGCACGCTATATATGATTTCGCTCTCGTGTAACAGTGTACCATCCGAATCAAGCTTGTGAGCAAAAAACATACTGGTAAAAATGTTCAGAACTAGATATGCAGCatgatatttaataaaaaaaattacaactgATCTTTACAATATACAGAAGGACAAGAAAATAGGCAATCTGGGTAAGCCAGGGGGTGATCAGGGAACATGTAAAAAGGAATTGGcttcataaatataaaatttcaacaaagCGACAATACTTTCCTTTTCAAAAAAGCCAGTGCCCGGTTTTTGGCTCTCGATGTCATGAAAATTCAAAGAGAACAGCGCATAAAATTAACCCTGATCGTGTTAAAAGGAGAAATAATAACTCACTAAATAAAATTCCAAATGACAATCGAAATCTCCATCGATTTccaatgaacatataacaataacAAAACCTTGAATAAGGGGAGCCGTAAATCGCACCTTTCAGTCCataacaatattttaataaaaatgtgtAAAACGAGAAAACGGAAATCAGACATTAAACGACAacaactaaaaattataaattaaaaaaaaaaaccaaaatttacaAAGGGTAGATGTTCTCTGCAGGCGTCGAAATATTATGGAATTATATAATATCGGTTACCTTTGGAAAGAAGCTCGATCGAAAGAGGAAATTATGCAAGAAAACAGCAGTGAAAATGAATGTTTGCTAGTTTCCCAGGGAAAaaagttgaattgattaaaggggataataaaaaacattttatataaTTAGGGTTTTAATATGAGAGTTAATTGAATTTATTCAGATACTAATGATAATAATGAACAGGATACttggatttttctttttttttttcattataaaatggtaaatcatttaaataccCAACCCAAACTTGGGTTTCTTGTCCGTTTATATCATGAAAAAATGTGTGCACTTTGTATCCACAAAAAATtaatgagtatgtctcttgtgagacggtctaacgaatctttatctttgagacgggtcaactctatcgatattcacaataaaaattaatactcttagcataaaaagtaaaaaaatttttatggatgacccaaataagagatactcttagcataaaaagtaatagtttttcatgaattacccaaataagatctcacaaaatacgactcgtgaaaccgtctcagacaaatttttgtcaaaattatttGTAACCCTTGAGTTGACTGACATGTCTTTTCAATGATGAAATATTATCAACTGTTTTAAATcgctataaaaaataatattttgagtttaaaaattgaaacaatttgATTCATACCAAAATTTACTACACATTTTTGGTACAAAACTATTAACAATTTTGATGCACTAAATAAAGAAATTGAAGTACAAAAATATCANtttttttttttttacctcaaATAGAATATGTGGGCCCAATTAGTATGTAAAATGTTCTTGTGGCATGTTTGGATGTGAAGATTTAAAAGCAGTTTACTCTCGAACTATTGATATTACGATTTCTTGAAGTTGAAGTAGTGTGCTTATTTCTTAATGAATCTTTTGAAttgttcaaaaaataatatttcatagaTATAATTGTTTAGCATAAAGCATAAATCTCTCATGGATATAAGAAACCTACTCATTTTTTATATGACGAAGACTCGCAATAGTTACATTCATTTCGAATGTAGGCCGgataaaacttataaatataaaataatttgtaaatCACACACACCGTGTAAACTTGCAAAATACCGTGTACAAGGCTCGAGACTTTGGCTTCAAGCTTCACATTCTCAACTAACTCAATTACCTCACCAGACATGCCATATATTTATCATGTATTCAATTAACTATGAATATGATTAATATGAGTATGTTTTATGCTGCACACTTATAACATTAATTTGATTTCATTTTCATGTACAATTGGTAACTGTTTACTAAATAAACTTAATTCATAAAATACAATACCaattatcaattttgtgatacaaataTTATATCTTACCCaaatcatgaaaatattattttttatatcaaaaatatcaCTTTTCTATCTAGATATGGATCGTTTCAATTCGTTTATTGAACACAAATTTATTAGATCATTTCACATGAATCAATCGTTCCTTCGAAAGCCGACATCTCTTAAAAAATGaatataaccaaaaaaaaacacacacacacaatgaaataataaaaaataaaaaagttttgcAATAAATGttgttaaaaaaatcaaaatctgcCCCCCTCTGTCGCACTATCAAAAGTTTTTAGCTTCAAATACGGTGGGTCAAAACATAATTTTGACTTTGATTATGAAAAGTTATGGCTACGattattatgaaaaaaaatactaatcatGCGTGGAAAGGAGTTTACTTGCGTCCAACCAAagaacaaccaactaacataaAAGTACAAACCCAGGATATGgtgcattaaaatattttcataggGAATGtatgatattaaattaaaattttaatttttttaagaaattacgACTACGAATTCCAATTCTTGGATCTTGAGAAAGAGTTGGACAGACATCTTTCGTGCAATTTGGATAGGGTCATATGGATGTCAAAATACAACACGATCCGTGAACCcgacacgaaaaaaatcaggttcgggttgagtTTTTTCGGGTTCGAGTTGTGTTGGTTCGAGTTAGCGCCATGTTAGAtaagtttcgggttgggtcgcagGTTaacctgaatttttttttttttggaaatattacttatatttttatatattgcatatttgaacaaaatttagNGTTGGAGGTTTTCGGGTTgtttcaggttcgggttggagAAAAAAAttgcgggttgacccgaaacccaaCCCACTCAACCCGATTACCCACCcaacccgattgacacccctaaatTTGGATGcctttgtttatatttaatttattttattttattttttagtagCCTAACAACGTGCctgattcaattttaaaaaatgggaTTTTGAATTAGATTTGGAATTTCATATTAGTGTTTGACGACAAATTAAAACGCAATGGA comes from Primulina huaijiensis isolate GDHJ02 chromosome 17, ASM1229523v2, whole genome shotgun sequence and encodes:
- the LOC140962480 gene encoding F-box protein At5g39250-like isoform X1, which codes for MLTEPFWTYYFEVLNQKNSLSYSILVLAIFFLVDMSCDEILKAVFPLLDSTDLVTCMLVCKHWQEIALDDYFWQCLCAKKWPSICKRSSPPSETCYKLFKTFFKRQRGKALLPPRLSFNDLEFYFDLWTEQKLIFSEVVPGTDLQNGTWAPCGICDVLKFPLESPEYKMTLPVHPRFSIPSGKAVTVSVLISRKDCNKVACIMNNSIFEYIDRSAYRAFAFDYLDFSPAHPFVSSVMAWISLLFTNHSDGGLFDVFGIELDFCDVANSKDQVLQLLDILGWK
- the LOC140962480 gene encoding F-box protein At5g39250-like isoform X2; protein product: MSCDEILKAVFPLLDSTDLVTCMLVCKHWQEIALDDYFWQCLCAKKWPSICKRSSPPSETCYKLFKTFFKRQRGKALLPPRLSFNDLEFYFDLWTEQKLIFSEVVPGTDLQNGTWAPCGICDVLKFPLESPEYKMTLPVHPRFSIPSGKAVTVSVLISRKDCNKVACIMNNSIFEYIDRSAYRAFAFDYLDFSPAHPFVSSVMAWISLLFTNHSDGGLFDVFGIELDFCDVANSKDQVLQLLDILGWK